In one Nicotiana tomentosiformis chromosome 6, ASM39032v3, whole genome shotgun sequence genomic region, the following are encoded:
- the LOC138891459 gene encoding asparagine synthetase [glutamine-hydrolyzing]-like, whose product MLHALQHILYRKKEQFSHGVDYSWIGGLKTHAEQHSKNLDPSGRAAIDVHNSAYENKLPPLANGKLATKITGNVPAMVGVGAAPELIIRS is encoded by the exons ATGTTACATGCCCTGCAGCATATCCTATACAGGAAGAAAGAGCAATTCAGTCATGGTGTAGACTATAGTTGGATAGGTGGACTCAAAACACATGCTGAACAACAT TCAAAGAACCTTGATCCTTCAGGCAGGGCTGCTATTGATGTACATAACTCAGCTTATGAGAATAAATTACCTCCTTTAGCTAATGGGAAACTGGCCACAAAGATCACTGGCAATGTGCCAGCTATGGTTGGAGTTGGTGCTGCCCCTGAGCTCATAATTAGGAGCTAG
- the LOC104085901 gene encoding protein PMR5-like, with protein MEHLTSLGCSLVWLLLLQFYVVSSVVLYRQHHHNNNNNPNNRSPILQGNQTSCSLFMGTWVYDETYPLYQSSSCPAVDVQFNCQLYGRPDTEYLKYRWKPANCELPRFNGLEFLLKMKGKTVMFVGDSLGRDQWESLICLISADVPKSQTQMSKSYPISTFKFLDYGVTISYHKAQYLVDIDTVQGKRVLRLNDIRGNANAWRGVDVLSFNTGHWWTHKGSSQGWDYIDDGGRMYEDMDPLVAMERGLRTWARWVDSNIDRSRTRLFFQATSPNHYDSSVWNGGAATTSGSCYGETSPVTTTLLTGSMNPGMYSDQTNVVQTVIRDMNNPPFLLDITLLSAMRKDAHPSIYSGDLNSQQRINPNKADCTHWCLPGLPDTWNQLFYSALFY; from the exons ATGGAGCATCTCACTTCATTAGGTTGTTCTCTAGTATGGCTTCTTTTATTACAGTTTTATGTAGTTTCATCAGTTGTATTATATAGGCAGCATCaccataacaataataataacccaAATAACAGAAGCCCAATACTTCAAGGGAACCAAACATCATGTTCTCTGTTTATGGGTACTTGGGTTTATGATGAAACTTACCCATTGTACCAATCCTCTTCTTGCCCTGCTGTCGATGTTCAGTTCAACTGTCAACTTTACGGCCGACCTGACACTGAATACCTTAAATACCGTTGGAAACCTGCAAATTGTGAGCTGCCCAG GTTCAATGGGCTTGAGTTTCTGTTGAAAATGAAAGGGAAAACAGTGATGTTTGTGGGTGATTCTTTAGGGAGGGATCAATGGGAGTCGTTGATTTGTTTGATTTCAGCTGATGTCCCAAAATCTCAAACGCAAATGTCCAAGAGTTACCCCATTTCAACTTTCAAGTTCTTG GATTATGGAGTGACAATATCGTATCACAAAGCACAATATCTGGTGGACATAGACACTGTGCAAGGAAAGAGAGTGCTTAGATTGAATGATATAAGAGGAAATGCTAATGCTTGGAGAGGTGTGGATGTGTTATCTTTTAACACTGGTCATTGGTGGACTCACAAAGGCTCTTCTCAAGG GTGGGACTACATAGATGATGGAGGGAGAATGTATGAAGACATGGATCCATTGGTGGCAATGGAGAGAGGGCTAAGAACGTGGGCAAGATGGGTTGATTCCAACATTGACAGAAGTAGAACCAGACTCTTTTTTCAGGCCACTTCCCCTAACCACTACGA CTCAAGTGTATGGAACGGTGGTGCAGCGACAACATCGGGAAGTTGTTACGGGGAGACGAGCCCCGTAACAACTACCCTGTTGACTGGCTCAATGAACCCTGGAATGTACTCGGACCAAACGAATGTGGTGCAGACAGTAATAAGGGATATGAACAACCCACCATTTTTGCTGGATATAACATTGTTATCAGCAATGAGGAAAGATGCACATCCCTCTATCTACAGTGGTGATCTCAATTCTCAGCAAAGAATTAACCCTAACAAAGCTGATTGTACTCATTGGTGCCTTCCTGGCCTGCCTGATACTTGGAACCAATTATTTTACTCTGCCCTTTTCTACTAA